A stretch of Vigna angularis cultivar LongXiaoDou No.4 chromosome 4, ASM1680809v1, whole genome shotgun sequence DNA encodes these proteins:
- the LOC108343083 gene encoding protein BASIC PENTACYSTEINE6 has product MDDAGHRENGRHKADQYKSAQGQWLMQHQPSMKQIMAIMAERDAAIQERNLAISEKKAAYAERDMAFLQRDAAIAERNNAILERDNAIATLQYRETSIGSGSMSSCPPGCQISRGVKHIHHPQQQVHHIPNMGDPSYSTREMHTTDALPAAPITSEAGKSRRAKRPKEPKSTSPNKKTPKAAKKVKKESEDLNKVMFGKAHEWKNGQEMVNGGDDLNKQLVVSKADWKGQDLGLNQVAYDESTMPAPVCSCTGVLKQCYKWGNGGWQSACCTTTLSMYPLPAVPNKRHARVGGRKMSGSAFNKLLSRLAAEGHDLSNPVDLKDHWAKHGTNRYITIK; this is encoded by the exons ATGGATGATGCTGGGCATCGTGAAAACGGTAGGCACAAAGCAGATCAATATAAATCTGCTCAAGGACAg TGGCTGATGCAACATCAGCCTTCCATGAAGCAGATCATGGCAATTATGGCCGAAAGAGATGCAGCCATCCAAGAAAGAAATCTGGCCATTTCTGAGAAGAAGGCAGCGTATGCTGAGCGTGACATGGCATTTCTGCAGCGGGATGCTGCAATTGCAGAACGAAATAATGCAATTTTGGAACGAGACAATGCAATTGCAACTCTTCAGTATCGAGAAACCTCGATAGGTAGTGGCAGTATGTCATCATGTCCTCCGGGATGCCAAATTTCACGTGGTGTCAAGCATATACATCATCCCCAGCAACAGGTACACCATATACCTAACATGGGTGATCCTTCTTACAGCACACGGGAAATGCACACAACCGATGCCCTCCCTGCAGCTCCCATCACTTCTGAGGCTGGGAAATCAAGGCGGGCCAAGCGGCCCAAGGAACCAAAGTCAACTTCACCTAATAAGAAGACTCCAAAAGCAGCAAAAAAAGTCAAAAAGGAGAGTGAAGACTTGAATAAGGTTATGTTTGGCAAAGCACATGAGTGGAAAAATGGTCAGGAAATGGTCAACGGAGGCGATGATCTTAACAAGCAGTTAGTAGTGTCTAAGGCTGATTGGAAAGGTCAAGACTTGGGATTGAACCAAGTGGCTTATGATGAGTCAACCATGCCAGCGCCTGTATGTTCTTGTACCGGTGTCCTGAAGCAGTGTTACAAATGGGGCAATGGAGGTTGGCAGTCTGCCTGTTGCACAACCACTCTGTCAATGTATCCACTTCCTGCAGTGCCAAACAAGAGGCATGCTCGTGTTGGAGGTCGGAAGATGAGTGGTAGCGCTTTCAACAAGCTGCTCAGTCGCCTTGCCGCAGAAGGTCACGATCTGTCAAACCCTGTTGACCTCAAAGACCATTGGGCCAAACACGGGACGAACCGAtacattacaataaaatag
- the LOC108343191 gene encoding uncharacterized protein LOC108343191, producing the protein MSASEAEKKVGEEREEVKGGELLFCGATCWDIIGRRKGIVDGNLVSPSRLRPLVSVDIRFVAAGCVSCHCVALDVEGRCYTWGRNEKGQLGHGDTIQRDRPTVVSELSKYKILKAGAGRSHTVVVTEDGNSLAFGWNKHGQLGSGSVRNEIESSPVRCLVSEVKHTACGGDFTVWLSSVEGASILTAGLPQYGQLGHGTDNEYNSKDSSVRLVYEPQPRPRAIAALAGETVVKVACGTNHTVAVDKNGYVYTWGFGGYGRLGHREQKDEWVPRRVEVFQNRNLLPPDAIVSAGSVSSSCTAGGGQLYMWGKLKNTGDDWMYPKPLMDLSGWNIRCMDSGNMHHFVGADSSCISWGHAQNGELGYGPSGQKSSAVPKKVDILEGMHVISVACGMGHSMVIVDRANVVDRLEQLDIYDGKAVGEGNEAVNTSPAPKQAAKKGAKAAENSKKRKKSKDSSESEDEEEEDAEESDDSEDDESNGEAEVKRSRSAGKGRGKASKTSSAKGKGSAAKGKGGGRGRGGTSANKNSSKSPQVKSGKRGRPRKS; encoded by the exons ATGTCTGCATCTGAAGCGGAGAAGAAGGTGGGGGAAGAGAGGGAGGAGGTCAAAGGGGGAGAACTCTTGTTCTGCGGTGCCACGTGTTGGGATATCATTGGCCGGCGCAAGGGCATCGTTGACGGCAACCTCGTCTCTCCCTCGCGCCTCCGTCCTCTTGTCAGTGTTGATATTCGTTTCGTCGCGGCCGGTTGCG TCTCTTGTCATTGCGTTGCATTGGACGTCGAAGGGCGTTGCTACACTTGGGGACGGAATGAG AAAGGACAACTGGGTCATGGAGATACGATTCAACGTGATAGACCAACTGTTGTGTCTGAACTTTCCAA GTACAAAATTCTCAAAGCGGGAGCAGGGAGGAGCCATACTGTGGTTGTTACGGAGGATGGAAATTCCCTGGCCTTTGGATGGAACAAGCATGGACAACTAGGTTCGGGTTCTGTGAGAAATg AAATTGAGTCATCACCTGTTCGCTGTCTTGTGTCTGAAGTAAAACATACTGCTTGTGGTGGTGACTTCACTGTGTGGTTATCTTCCGTTGAAGGAGCTTCTATATT AACTGCAGGGCTTCCACAGTATGGACAGCTTGGGCACGGTACAGATAATGAG TATAATTCCAAAGACAGCTCTGTGAGGTTGGTTTATGAACCCCAGCCACGCCCTCGAGCAATTGCTGCTCTTGCTGGGGAAACAGTTGTGAAAGTGGCATGTGGAACAAATCATACAG TGGCGGTGGATAAGAATGGCTATGTCTACAC GTGGGGTTTTGGTGGTTACGGAAG GCTAGGACATAGAGAGCAGAAGGATGAGTGGGTCCCACGCCGTGTTGAAGTTTTCCAGAATAGAAATCTTTTACCGCCTGATGCCATTGTTTCTGCTGGTTCTGTGAGTTCTTCATGTACAGCAG GTGGTGGGCAGTTGTACATGTGGGGAAAATTAAAGAACACTGGTGACGACTGGATGTATCCAAAGCCTCTAATGGATTTAAG tggGTGGAATATACGATGCATGGATTCAGGCAATATGCATCATTTTGTTGGGGCTGATTCCTCTTGCATAAGTTGGGGACATGCTCAGAATGGTGAGCTGGGATATGGACCTAGTGGACAGAA GTCTTCAGCTGTACCCAAGAAGGTGGATATACTTGAGGGTATGCATGTAATAAG CGTTGCTTGTGGTATGGGTCATTCCATGGTTATTGTTGATAGAGCAAATGTTGTTGATCGACTTGAACAG CTTGATATTTATGATGGGAAAGCTGTTGGTGAAG GTAATGAGGCTGTAAATACGTCTCCAGCTCCCAAGCAGGCAGCAAAAAAGGGTGCCAAGGCAGCTGAGAATtcgaagaagaggaaaaagtcGAAAGATTCATCAGAgtcagaagatgaagaggaagaggatgctGAGGAAAGTGATGATAGCGAGGATGATGAAAGTAATGGCGAGGCTGAGGTGAAAAGGTCGCGTAGTGCTGGCAAAGGCCGAGGTAAGGCATCGAAAACGTCCAGTGCCAAAGGAAAGGGCTCGGCTGCAAAGGGAAAAGGTGGTGGCCGAGGGCGCGGTGGGACTTCAGCTAATAAGAACAGTTCTAAATCCCCTCAGGTGAAATCTGGTAAGAGAGGAAGGCCCCGTAAGTCATAA